DNA sequence from the Eulemur rufifrons isolate Redbay chromosome 6, OSU_ERuf_1, whole genome shotgun sequence genome:
CAGGCACCTCCAACACTCTCTATCCAAGTCAATCCTATAGAACTTCTCCTCCGAGATTCTAGAATCTGGTTATGCTTCCTATTGCTATTTTTTCACCAGTCCTGGGAGTGGCAGCTATTTTCTGTAGTTCattagtctttttattttctctgtgtcatCCTTTTGCTCTTTCCCCCTGACAATATATGAGTAAATAATAATTCTCTGTTTTAAATATCCTCATTAGGAAATACATatcatattatttattgttttggctCAACCTATTTTgatatatgaaatacattttatgtgATTTTGAAAGACTATCTTGCCCATGTCACATCATACAATCTTTTCCAATTAGCACATGCAAAACCTTGATGACAGGGAATAGTCTTTTAACTATGTAGTCTTTTCTGccaaaattgtctttaaaaagcCCCCCTTCCCAGGTTATAATTAAATCTAGGAATTCTGGCTGTTCCATTTTACCTGCACAGGAGAGCCCGTTTGAAACTAAAATCCAGTAGAACCAAGCAGGATGAAAGTGGGAAGAGAGATATACCCTCATGATATGACTTGATTCTACCACGTCTAGCCATACAAGAAGCCATTTACATTCTTGACCAATCAGTTTTACACACCTTTGTGGTGTTGGCTGGTTTATCAAACTAAGTTTGACTTGGACTCCTGTCAAATTGAAAGAGCCCTGAATGTATCTTCCAAAAATTTTTGTGATACTCTATATGTAATACAGTTTTTCATAGTGTAGTAGTTTAAAAAAGCAACTTTGCATTTATCAAGGCCAAGTATGGAACTTGCCCTGCCAGTAGCTGTTTTGGCATTGGAACTAAAATTTGAGACAGGAATGCCTGGTTCAGTGGGTGATCATAAGGGTGAGATGAGGAAAGGTATGTAAAGAATTTAGCACTGTGATTGGGAAATAATAACTAATGGTGGTACAATTCTGTTTCCTTGGTTATCTATCTAATTAGATTGAGCAAGGTCTAGTGGTAAGATCTATATCTCATTCTGTTTGTGTTCATAGTCAATTGCAacctaaatgttaaaaaaatacattgaatgaaataaatcagtaaaattaTGAGATAAACAAAGCGTATTTGTAGGGTTTTAGACCTCATACACCAtctactcagagtatgatagatcTGCTCAAGACTTAATATCTTAACTGCCAGTCTCCAGGCTTCTGTGGGCTTGGTGTGTTCCTAGCTGTTGTCCTAGAAATGCAGCCTGAAGATTCTGGCTAAAGATGACAGACATAATGTAAacactttttctctcttcttgagtGAAAGTCACTGACATGACAGAAAAGGGATAGAAAACTTTGCACTTGATCAGTGCCAAAACCATTGAGACCAAGTCAGCTTCATACAAGAGTAGAgctttgaaaagatattttacacAAGTGAGATCACTATCTTGAAGGATTTCTTCAAAGGATTGTAACAGGAGAAGAAACGTGGCTTTAGCAGtacaatcctgaagacaaagTACAATCAAAACAATGGCTGCCAAGAGAGGGCAGTGGTaagtcaaagcaaaagcagactggtcaagagcaaaggtcatggcaacaatTTTGTGGAATGCCCAGAGCGTTTTGCTTATCAGTTCTCTAGAGGACCAAAGAAAGACAGCATCTATGTATTATGAGAGTGCTTTAGGAAaattagccaaagctttagcagaaaagtgCCCAGGAAaccttcaccagagagtccttatTCACCATAACAATGCACCTGCTCATTCCTCTCTCCAAACTAGGAaattttgtgagagttttgaAGGCAAATCATCAGTCATtcaccttacagtcctgatttggctccttgaaacttatttttgtttcttaatcttaaaatatctttaaagggCACCCATTTTAGACACATATCAAGACACAACACTGTTATTATTCAGaacaacagaaacaaatataAGACCTTAAAAGCTTCCAAAGTGAAGGGAAAGCAAAAAGTTTTCATAAAGAAATCAAGAATCATACAGTTATGGAGCTTATCAAGATTTGAtcaatgtctttaaaatttaGAGGAGCAGAGGTTTCTAAGTCAGTTGTCTACTTCCTTGGAAATAgccaataaatagaaatatacatgAAGGCAATTTCAAACATGCAAGGTCaacaaaatttgtatttcataCACCTTTTCTCAACAAAGAAATGTTGTATGTCTTGTATCAAAATGAGCAAGCAAACCAAAAAATAGGATGATGAGTGATCCAGGAAATAAAGGGTCTAGTACATGATAAAGGTAAAAGGAATTGTTAATATGAtgatgaagaaaaatatcaagatttCAGATTTATGTCGTAGACAGAGAATATCAAGATGGGAATGGGTTAAAAAGTTCCTGAAAAGTTTACATATGAAGATGAAATTGAATCCTCATGATTGAATGTActaagaagagaagaaatttatttaaaaaatggggaatAAATTGGAAAAGAATCAGGGAAAATATATggaataataaggaaaaaataaaaaagttatggaaatgaaaacagtCCTAGCATTTGATGGATTATTTGTAAACAGGGTTTAAAAATAGGCTTTGTAATGTAACACAAGAATACTAATATAACTGAATTTATGATTATAACCATATTGGTAAGGATTAGGATTGGGGAGCCGGAATAGAAGAGGTGTGTGTATACAGAAGTGTTGGGGGGTGAAATGGTCCAAATTCTAATCTTTTACACAAATGCAAGTTAGAAAACTGTTCGAACAATCCATATTTGAATTGCAGGGACTGCAAAAGCTAGTTAACTGGGAGAAAAGTCCAGAGTTTTCAAGGAGATGGGTTCTTTGGGACTTGGACAGTGGATGAAGGTAGTGAgcaaaaagaagatatttaagtTTAGTTTGTGGGTTAGTTGCCCAGATGGTAGTGAAAGTAATTCAGGAAGTGATGACCTGAGAAGGAGCATCCTGGGAATCCTAAGAAAGTGCTGAATTCAGTTTGGTGCACTTTGAGcttgagaaaaaaatagtcatAAAATAGAACTTTTTGAAAAGCAGTTATGGCAGAAGTCAAGGCTATATGGACAGACCAGCAGTTCTTAAATATGGGTAATTTTGACACCCAAGAGACTTTTTACAATGGAGAAAATTTGGATTGTAACAatttgtatgtgtgtctgtgagaCAGATAGTATGGCATCTAATGGATAAAGCAGGGGTGCTATGCATCTACACAGGACAGCCCACAACAAAATATGATCTCATCCCAAATGTCAAAAGTGCCAAGATTGAGAAACCTTGATATGAATATGGATGAGGAACAGGGGAATGGATACTAACCTATCAGGCTCTTTTTATGTGTCAGGCACATTTATAATACTTTATGTGAATTAACTCATGTAATTCCCACAATAACTCTATGAGATAGTGCTTTTATTAACCTCAATTAATAAACATACATAGGTATATGTTGatacaaaatacatatatgaagGTCAGAGAAGTTCTATCACTTGTCTACAGTCTCACAATTAAGAAGTTAAGAAGTCTGGATTTAAATTCAGTCTGACTCAAGGGCTCACTCCCACTCTCACAACTACTTTACTACATCTCTTTATGGAGGTGAAATCCACGGGCATGTGTAGTGTTAAAGCTATGATATAATGTGAACATTTTACTAATGCAATCTCAGAGGCTTGTAGAAAAGTAGTAGAAATGGCATGTGACTGTGCCCCTGGACCTTTCTCTTGTACAGTAGAGCATAGGCTCCAGGGGATGATGAGCAGGGTGACAAAGCAGGCCGCCCACCACTCTGCATTGAGGATTAGAATTTTCCGAGTGAGATTATAAACTGAGTAGAACGTTGAGTCCCAAAGGATCTGATGTTAGGTCTGTGACACAGGATGTAAACACAGGCTCACTAATATCTACTCTCCAGGGGCTCATCAAACTCGGGAGGAAATCATAAAGCAGAGAATAATTTTCTCTGCTTCCAATCAATTCGTCCAGAACTGTAGCATGTGAGACAGATTTTCATTTGAGTTAGCTGTTTAGGAGGTTGAGACAAAGTAGCTGTTTTCCTCCTTGCAAGTAAAAAGAATCATATAGGAAAATTCTCAAATAGAAATCGTGGCATATTCCCTAGAATACCTCTTCTATAGCGTCAAAGACTGAAGTCTGCTATGATGGCTGTTACATCCCATGATCAGAAACCTTGACCCCCTCAGCACAGTAGGGAGGAAGGGCCCTAAGTTCCAGAGTGGTCAGTCCTCCAAGGAAAGGAAGGTGAGCACTGAATCACTTTTGtcttgaaaatttcttttcaaacacAAAACTGTATAATGCAAGCATTCTGCGGGGGGTGGTGGACAGTATTTATTGATGTTTTAAGCCCTAATCCTTAGTGAAGcctgaggagaagggagggaaagatgTGCAGAGACGTTGGGAGGCCTACTAGCGTTCTCtctgcacagacacacacagggtcAGGGGAAGGACGAAATGGGAAACAATGGAGAATCACCACAAAAAGTCTTGCTTTTCAGGTGCCTTGTTGTGTGTTTTCAGACAAACCTGAGATTGTAAACCAGCACATTCAGCTATCCCTCTGGATATAAAAAGGAGGGTCCATTGTTAATGGCGCCTTCTACCCTGTTCCTGCAGATCACACCTGTGGAGTGAATGGCTGTGGAAAATGACTCTTCAGTGTCGCAGTTTATTCTCATGGGATTAACAGATCAACCTGAGCTCCAACTGCCCCTGTTTTTTCTGCTCTGGGTGAACTACATGGTCACTGTGGTGGGAAACTTGAGCTTAATTAATCTAATTTGCCTTAATTCACACcttcacacccccatgtactttttCATCTTCAATCTGGCCTTCATTGATCTCTGTTATTCATTTGTCCTTACTCCTAAAATGCTGACTAGCTTTATTTCAGAGAGAAACATCATCTCCTTTACAGGATGCATGACTCagctatttttcttctgcttttttgtaCACTCTGAGTGCCTCGTGCTGACAGCCATGGCCTATgatcgctatgtggccatctgtgaGCCCCTGCTGTACACGGTGGCCATGTCCCCTCAGAGCTGTTCTCTGCTGATGTTTGGCTCATACCTGATGGGGTTTGCTGGTGCCATGGTGCACACAGGATGTATGATCAGGCTCACCTTTTGTGATTGCAACATCATCAACCATTACATGTGTGACatcttccccctcctccagctCTCCTGCAGCAGCACCTATGCCAATGAGCTGGTGAGTTCTGTTATTGGGGGCACAGTTGTCATAGTATCTAGCCTCATTATCATCATCTCTTATGCTTTGATTCTTTTCAATATCCTTCACATGTCCTCAGCTAAGGGTTGGTCCAAAGCCATCAGCACCTGTGGCTCCCATATAGTAACTGTTGGGCTCTTTTATGGCTTTGGGCTGCTCACTCATGTTAAGCCACCATCTGCTGGGTCTGTGGGCCAGGGgaaatttttttcagtgttttacaCCAATGTAGTTCCCATGTTGAACCCTCTCATTTATAGCCTGAGGAACAAGGATGTCAAAGTTGCTCTGAAGAAAAccctgaagaaaatgagaaactgagCAGAGCCAGTGGTGCAGCCTTTGTCCCTGTGTGCACTGCTGggtctttctctcctcttcctgctcctcctcatcctatgcctccttttcttcttttccttctctttacatttctttctaaAGTCTTTTTCACTAGATTTCTACTTTAATATCTCCCTATCTCTCAACATGCAATGTAACCATGTAGGCCTCTTCTTGTATTTGAGAGTCATCTCAGTCCCACAGTGGCCCCGACCAGATCCTTATTCCCCTTACCAGATGGAGATCCTGAGCTGATATTCTTTCCTATGTAAGGATAATGCTACCTCCTATTTTTCTGATGTATCTTCCCCATCCATGATAAGCCACAGAGTTGGATGCCCTTTAacaagtttatttctttcttgctttctctgaAGCACTCAGATAGAGCCCTTTCTTGTTTCAAGggttttattacttatttattactACATTAAAACAAAGAAGGGATGAACAAAATTGTGTGGACTTgagtaaaattgtaaaaatttccATTTACAGACTATTTCATGGTTCTTTTAGTAATGGTTCTTATTATGAACTTTTAGCCTCACCTCTGTAATGGGACTGTATACCTTATTAGACTGAGATCCTATTCTTATGGATGTTTGTGGATGGACGGGGCTCATCACTCTGCTGACCAATAATGACAACACATTGGTCTTCTTATATTGTGTTATAATTAAATTGACATTGTCACTGACTTCTACCTATACCTGTGATGGTGCTTGAAAATTACACAGTAACATTTTTGGTGATAGAATAGTGTCACATGCTTTATCACAATTCTCTGTTTGCCCAGATGTGTAACAAGGGTTTTCATTTGGAAAGGAAGATCAGAAGATCTAatacttcttttaaaacacaaactaATGTATATGGCATGTACCTTGTCTATTGGGCTCTATTATTTGAAACCTAAATTTAATCTCTcccttttgtttcttaaaataaaaaattaaatatagtgtgtgccactttttttttttccaaaatctattaaaaataagcCTCCTCATCCTGTTCTCAGAAGAGGAAATGGTATCTGACTTTCTCAGTGCCACACAGATATGCTATTGAGTCTGATTTTTGAACTCATTGTTCATCccatgaagaaatggaagaagagaaaggagtcTGGTGAGGGAACAAAGAGAATTCCTGGAGAGTTACTTCAGAATGGGCCTGAAAATGGGGGTTGTTTGGGAATGATGCCCTCAGCCAAGATGCCTGTGGCAGAGAGATGATCTTCAAGGCTTTGCTGTCCAACTAGAAGTCCACACATCCCTCTGCAGAAGTTTGATTTCAAGCTGGGATAAACAGGTTGGGCTACAAAGAAGTGTTCCATGCAGATATTTTTTGTGATTGTGACCATTTCCTGGGATAGTGAGGCTGAGGAGTTTGAGTTAAGCCTTCCTGGTGAGGCATGTCAGGATTTCCATAGTAGTAAGTATACTGTGGCAAGCCTATTAGGCATTATGCCatcatttggaaacaaaaaagaggTATTCATAATCAAAACAATGCGAAATCAgtcttcaaaattttattttatgtgttacaCAGAAATTAAACTGTCAATTGCCCATTGCTATTTTGGATGAATTCAGGGCAAGATGACCTCCAAAGGATATATCATAGAAAAGGGAAATAGATAATTATTGCTGCAATTTTCATATTTACACAAAGATAGcacaatgtttgaaaatttctaaaagtttGGTTTATAAGGCTCACCTTAGAAGATGATGCTGccagttaaataatttatttcaatgtgATTAAATTTATTACTATTAGGCACAGAGTCAagtatttatgtttattataatatttatatcactattttttatttcaaaatattacaggggtacaaatgttttggttacatatattgattttgtactatttgagtcaaagttataaatgtaccCATCGCTCTGATAGTGTGCATTTTACCCATTaaatgtgaatttacccatcccctcctccatccaCGTGCTCGATTTCTGATGAACATTATCTCCATTTGTGCAAATAAATGTTGATCGATTAGCTCCAATTTagtgttgagtacatgtggtctttgtttttccacttttgtgaaacttcacttagaagaatggtctccagctcaaTCCAGGTTAACAACAGGTaatagttcatcttttttttttaattatgactGAGTAGtttgtttaaaacttttaattctgAAGCAGAATCTGAATGCCTCATCATTGCCTCTATCTTCCTTTTGCCTACATTCATTATAGTGCCTGGTTAAACAGAAAGCTTCAAAGTGTTCTGTTTGTGCTAGCTCTTAGAAGTTCACATGCTTTAATAAAGACATAGAATGAAGTATATAACATCCATGTCTATAAACCCTTTTTACTTAACAAAAAAGACACAATGTGATGTGCAGCCATAGCACATACTCTGTGGTCTGAGTACTATATTGGagttgccagcaatccttggtggAAAATGAATCAGCAAATAGATTGACTCAGTCAATGAAGTCAGTAGGCTTATTTTTCAGGTTGAATATCTTACATTGACATggcaaaaataattcatgtaactttctaattaaaactacatttataatatatataactaaaattatttaattaaagcccattattttttaaaaatcaatgttggGAAGGAttagacataaaataattttagaacatataaGCTATTTTACAATTATtgaatatttggaatttttatgtGTAATTTGGTAAAGATGTAGATAttgttgtgtatatttttcttatccttttGTATCATAGTTTCTCCATACAGACAGTTTGaattggaaaaattttcttttatttacattcaACCACATATTAACATAtgttaaaaacataacaaatctTCTTTTGTTACATAAAAGCTTAAGTATATTCAGCATTATTTGTTTTAAGTGGATTAAGTAACATTATCTTAAAAGAGCAATGTGCCAAGGTTTAACTTTCAGGGAAAACATGAAGttagaaattttagaaactaTATATTTTGATGCTCATGGAATGGTGTCCATTTACCAATCATGTTCATTTCACCACACAAAGGAATTGAAATgctttcaggtcttatgtttgaCATAGCACCAAGGATGACTTAATAATAGAAGGTTTTTAGGTACTTCTCTCCAAAGTTCTGTGGGAATAAAGATTGGGACAGACCTGTGTCACTGCTGAATAGCAGATGGAATGGCGAATGGATTGGAGGTTAAGGTATTGCTCCTAGGCCAGTTGGGTTTGGCCTGGTACAGTTGGAGTCTCAGTCTGGTTGCTCTGGCAGATTGTAGCCTGGAAAGGGgtcttgggaggctggggtaagGAGGTCTGATGTGACAGCACACCATGGCTTTGGCAGCAGCAAGAACAATGAGACAAAATATCACTCACTGTTCCATTTTCAAAGACCAACTAATGGGGTGCTGCACAATGTGGAAACTAGCCACAGCTGTCACACACAGAGGGGGACAGAGCCCACTGTGGAGAAGAGGCCCATAGGGCTGCTGGTGATGTTTGTGTTTTAGGTGCCCAAAGAGCACAACGCTCAGCCTTAGGTGCTCCTGTCTGTGGTCTAGCGTCTGTCTCCCAGGTCATCTACTAATGCCCCTTTCCAGCTGATGTATCCTCCTAGTACTTTCTAAGCTAGTATGATTGTTCCAAAAATGTACAGGTTTTCTGCAAATTAGGACAcctttgttattttgaaatatatgaaaacaacAAGTGAAATTGGTTCCACACTGATTCAGTTTAAAAATTATCAGTGAAAGAAAAGACTCTTAACATTATTTGAatagtgatctacagattcaatgcaatccttattaaaataccaacatcatttttcacagattaagaaaaaataattctctgtttcatatggaaccagagaagaccccgtaaagcaaaagcaatcttttatttttttttggagacagagtctcactctgttgcccgggctagagtgagtgccatggcgtcagtctagctcacagcaacctcaaactcctgggcttaagcgatcctactgcctcagcctcctgagtagctgggactacaggcatgcgccaccatgcccagctaattttttgtatatatatattttagttgtccatataatttatttctatttttagtagagacggggtctcactcttgctcaggctggtctcgaactcctgacctcgagtgatccacccgcctcggcctcccagagtgctaggattacaggcgtgagccactgcacctggccagcaaaagcaatcttaaggagaaagaacaaattgggaagcatcaatttaccagacttcaagctataccacaaggctatagtaactaaaacagcatggtactggcacaagaacagagacatagaccaatggaccagaactgagaatccagatataaaaccatcctcatatgtccatctagtctttgacaaagtagacaaaaacatacactggtgaaaagaatccttattcaataaatggtgctgggaaaattggatagccacatatagaagactgaaacaggatctgcatctttcgcctctcacaaaaatcaactcacagtggataacagacttaaacctaaggcatgaaactataagaattctagaagaaaatgttggaaaaactcttctagacactggcctaggcaaagaatttatgaagaagaacccaaagCCAATCAcagcaagaataaaaataaataaatgggacctgataaaattaaaaagcttctgcacggccaaggaaactatcacaagagcaaacaaacaacctacagaatgggagaaaatgttcacatgttacacatctgataacgggctgataactacaatctgtatagaactcaggaaaatcagcaagaaaaaatcaaacaacccactcaaaaagtgaaaaaaggacacgaacagaaactttccaagagaagatagactaatggccaacaaacatatgaaaaaatgctcagtaactctaaaaatcagggaaatgcaaatcaaaaccacaatgagatatcatgtatctccagtgagaatggcctttatgaaaagggcaccaaacaataaatgttggcatggatgtggagagataggaacactcatacactgctggcgggactgcaatctagtgcaacctctgtggaaagtaatatggaaattcctgaaagagctacaagtagaactaccatttgatccagcagtcccattactaggcatctacccaaaagaataaaagacattgtataaaaaaagacatctgcactagaatgtttatagcaccacaaatcccaattgcaaagatgtggaaataacccaagtgcccatgaatacatgagtggattaataaaatgtggtatatgtataccatggagttctactcagccacaaaacacaatggtgctctagcacctcttgtattatcctggatagagctggaacccattctactaagtgaagtatcagaagaaaggaaaaacaagccccagatgtactcaccatcaaattggtattaattgatcaacacttaagtgtacatatagtaataacatgtgtcaagtgtcaggcaggtgggagtagggaggaaggaatgggtatatacacacctaatgtatgcagtgtgcaccatctgggggttGGAAATACTTAAAGCTGttacttgggtggggcaaaatcaatatacgtaacctaaacgtCTGTACCCccatacatgatgagtgcgatgcgcactgtctggggaatggacaggcttgaaacTTTGACTAGAGGGGATgggtgggacaagggcaatatatataacctgaacttttgtacccccataataagatgaaataaaaaaaagagaatataaaaaaaaaagaaagatagatgGTTTAGTCATTCTATCATTGGAATGACTAAACCATCTATGGTTTATTTCCAGTGGTTCTGGAAATAAATACTGCCCATTGAAaccgccccccccaaaaaaatttagattttttaaaaagcaattttagatTCTGTTACTATTATATTTATTACTTCTTGTTACTGGTGATTGTAAAGGTTTGGTGATAATTATTAAGCAGTCTATAATGAGCTGCTTAATTCATAAAACCcgataaaaaaattatgtttcaaaaacaAGTACAATGTTGCACTAAGcattctgaagattttttttggaaatattttctattaagttCTGATTTAATCATAagtgtatttcatatttttaataatttatattaatatcatatatgTTAAAggtttggtttttcttatttGAGCATCAATTGTATCATACACATTGAAACGTTCACAAAACATTCCTTTAtagtttaataatgaaaaaaatcaatgtaatctcTACTCAGGTCATAAAATATTGCCAGATTTGTTTATTCAGTATTGTCagctctatttttttcccaagtgGATGTTGAGGTCCCTAATATCTAGTCCAACAATACAAAATAGGTAAGTTGTTAAACCACTTATGTAGTCCAATTAAGGCAACTAGACTGGATACACTCAACCACATAGTTCAACTGGTACTGAATGTCTTCATAGTTggagaaatatttgtataaacaGACTTCTTTGTTGTTATAAAAGTGAGGTTCTATATATTaaagttttatgaatttttataggTGTCCTTCCATTAAATATTAGGTAGACTTTAACATTACACAGAATTGTATTAATAACATAGCCAGGAAAGAAGATACCTAGATGAGGTTAGACAGCTGTACATATTGCCATAGGTCTTTTCCTCTGAATTTTCCCAAGCCTCTTGGGTTTATCTCCCTTTGATTCCTGGACCTGAATCATTACACCTGGCTTTTCAAAATATGTTGATAACCTTCTTTCTGTCTGTCCAGGACCCTATTGTTTTTATTACATCTCACTATACGATGGTTTTTTCATGCTGGACTTTTCAAGAAAGAAGCTAttggagaaataataaaaaataaagataaatatatacaaactaaaATAATCAGGTTTCTGGAACTGAGTAGTTTTCTCCAGCTTGTGATGGACTCAGACAGCTTTGAAAGCACTTAGATTGATTCTTCTTTCCAGATTTTCTCAATGTATATTATGTTTCTCTTAGCATGCGAGCTAGGTTTATCTTATGTGCTAAAACTAATACATTAGTCTTCTCAGCTTATCTATTTATTGAGAACTCCAATTACTCGTCTATTCTTTAAATGTTCCCT
Encoded proteins:
- the LOC138383713 gene encoding olfactory receptor 8C8-like, giving the protein MAVENDSSVSQFILMGLTDQPELQLPLFFLLWVNYMVTVVGNLSLINLICLNSHLHTPMYFFIFNLAFIDLCYSFVLTPKMLTSFISERNIISFTGCMTQLFFFCFFVHSECLVLTAMAYDRYVAICEPLLYTVAMSPQSCSLLMFGSYLMGFAGAMVHTGCMIRLTFCDCNIINHYMCDIFPLLQLSCSSTYANELVSSVIGGTVVIVSSLIIIISYALILFNILHMSSAKGWSKAISTCGSHIVTVGLFYGFGLLTHVKPPSAGSVGQGKFFSVFYTNVVPMLNPLIYSLRNKDVKVALKKTLKKMRN